One window from the genome of Macrobrachium nipponense isolate FS-2020 chromosome 49, ASM1510439v2, whole genome shotgun sequence encodes:
- the LOC135205304 gene encoding LOW QUALITY PROTEIN: nuclear pore complex protein Nup50-like (The sequence of the model RefSeq protein was modified relative to this genomic sequence to represent the inferred CDS: deleted 1 base in 1 codon), with product MAKRTATRELTHDNWEAEEEREEMGTFRQASEEQLATRKIKTARRRGTMGKREHLQYSRGCQSSLVLIPLQRPLLRLPFNFLNSISKESSDNSSSKLNSNCDPTPEKTSQPLKVTQDSALSNAKGSESKLKGPLDNKEVSEEEGKSTVFLTHLKALNEGVVVWIKKHLDKNPHVNLTPVFDDYKKHFSELLKKYPPEEGSSKESEGASSTNSSKKDLAVGKENTPVVPEVSKETTTVKPFTFGLQTTAAEKPAESVKSIFTFGSNSNDSEKKAAPMFTFTGFGNSSQKSEGLSFGNSNSNSSSSGLFGGFNSSSTKDGNTGFSFGVGSTSATSENKDDGDKTEEASDEPPKVEVNEVKEEGAFYDKKCKLFYMKDGAYVDRGVGTLYLKKVDEKTQLLVRAYTNLGNILLNIVLNNSVPAVRAGKNGVIIVCVPNPPIETDAEKAKEPTKMLIRVKTTEDADALLEKIQENKN from the exons ATGGCAAAGCGCACAGCAACAAGAGAGCTGACCCATGACAACTGGGAAGCAGAAGAAGAACGGGAGGAAATGGGGACATTTCGACAGGCTTCGGAAGAACAGCTGGCAACCAGAAAGATCAAGACTGCGCGGCGACGGGGCACA ATGGGGAAGCGGGAGCACCTTCAGTATTCAAGGGGATGTCAGTCTTCTCTAGTTTTAATTCCTCTTCAACGACCTCTGCTGCGCCTTCCTTTTAATTTCTTGAACAGCATCTCAAAGGAAAGTTCGGACAATTCATCAAGTAAGCTGAACTCTAATTGTGATCCCACGCCGGAAAAGACGTCGCAGCCTCTAAAAGTGACGCAAGATTCAGCACTGTCCAATGCCAAGGGATCAGAATCAAAACTAAAAGGACCTTTGGATAACAAAGAGgtttcagaagaagaaggaaagagtaCCGTCTTCTTAACCCATCTCAAAGCATTGAATGAAGGAGTGGTTGTTTGGATCAAAAAGCATCTAGATAAAAACCCGCACGTCAACCTTACGCCTGTGTTTGACGACTATAAAAAGCATTTTTCAGAGTTGCTGAAGAAATATCCACCGGAGGAAGGTTCCTCCAAGGAATCTGAGGGAGCTTCATCAACAAATTCTTCTAAAAAGGATCTAGCAGTTGGAAAAGAAAACACTCCAGTAGTGCCAGAAGTGTCGAAAGAAACTACAACAGTCAAGCCTTTCACTTTTGGCCTTCAGACTACAGCAGCAGAAAAGCCAGCCGAAAGTGTCAAATCCATATTCACCTTTGGGTCAAATTCTAATGACAGCGAAAAGAAGGCCGCTCCTATGTTTACTTTCACAGGGTTCGGTAATAGTTCCCAAAAATCAGAGGGATTATCTTTTGGAAATTCAAATAGCAACAGCAGTAGTTCTGGTTTATTTGGTGGGTTTAACTCCTCTTCTACAAAAGATGGTAACACAGGGTTTAGCTTTGGAGTAGGCAGTACGTCAGCTACGTCGGAGAATAAAGACGATGGGGACAAGACAGAAGAGGCTAGTGATGAGCCACCAAAAGTAGAGGTGAATGAGGTAAAGGAAGAAGGTGCGTTTTATGACAAGAAATGCAAGTTATTCTATATGAAAGATGGAGCATATGTTGACAGAGGTGTAGGCACATTATATCTTAAAAAGGTAGATGAAAAAACTCAGTTATTGGTTAGAGCTTACACAAATCTAGGAAATATATTACTTAACATTGTTCTCAATAACTCTGTACCGGCTGTTCGCGCGGGAAAGAATGGCGTAATTATAGTGTGCGTTCCTAATCCTCCCATAGAAACTGATGCCGAAAAAGCAAAGGAGCCAACTAAGATGTTAATTCGTGTGAAAACCACTGAGGACGCTGATGCGCTATTAGAGAAGATACAGgagaataagaactaa